One window of the Lycorma delicatula isolate Av1 chromosome 3, ASM4794821v1, whole genome shotgun sequence genome contains the following:
- the LOC142321573 gene encoding glutathione S-transferase-like yields MIDMTVDTIGDLIQAIAAFQREKNEEAKAKKYKELIDETLPLYLQKFDKTAEENGGYLANGKFSWADIYFAAICDSSKFVLEFDITEKYLHLKGLCDKVYKIPQIKSWIAKRPEDIFPKL; encoded by the exons ATGATTGATATGACAGTCGATACTATAGGTGATTTAATACAAG caatcGCAGCATTTCAAAGGGAAAAAAATGAAGAAGCCAAAGCCAAAAAATATAAGGAATTGATAGATGAGACTCTACcactttatttacagaaatttgaTAAAACTGCAGAGGAAAATGGAGGATATCTTGCAAATGGAAAG ttttcctggGCTGATATTTATTTTGCTGCAATCTGTGATTCTTCTAAATTTGTGTTGGAATTTGACatcactgaaaaatatttacatttaaagggACTCTGTGACAAAGTTTACAAAATTCCCCAAATTAAATCATGGATTGCAAAACGTCCTGAAGACATTTTTCCTAAACTTTAG